The following are encoded in a window of Synergistota bacterium genomic DNA:
- a CDS encoding phosphodiester glycosidase family protein, which produces MKKALIVTLIIIAFFSPTACLYAKPITWDRFTTDLLVISKLHLDLPLTKSALKGARNYPISRAEAIYLLVGSLGLNFEANLLKNIFSIPQIKKCPYFLRGAINLAMFSKPPIINKKLVNLKWLKGSLSESEAKTLIRRALFLRKNGLKIEWTEKISKDLVLHWERKLDPPLYICYLKLNLRSKNLKLIPELAGTHIQDKEKLSEMCKRKKAIAGINGGFFAPDGDPIGALMIDGVLISEPFPHRGCFGWNDHGEFVFGMVDWEGELRSNSGIVVPIDGLNRKPIGNEVILYTPFYGEKVDLKKGGVEVVVRNWEVSLVRESGEHYIPRDGFIIAGYGEKGGLLSRLRKGERIEIHAYLMPTEKKTIWRRITYLIQGGPTLIKNYKIVNYDENFKESFLEKKHPRTIIGETRNGDLILMIVDGRNAYHSEGLTIHELKELLASMKIKNALNLDGGGSTCICFNNQLYNLPSDSGKERKISYGLLILPKNER; this is translated from the coding sequence TTGAAAAAAGCGTTGATAGTAACCTTAATAATTATAGCATTTTTTTCACCCACAGCTTGTTTATACGCAAAGCCAATAACATGGGATCGCTTTACCACGGATTTACTTGTTATATCCAAGCTTCACCTCGATCTCCCTTTAACGAAATCAGCGTTGAAGGGAGCCAGAAATTATCCTATATCGAGAGCAGAAGCTATTTATCTGCTTGTAGGATCATTAGGGTTAAATTTCGAGGCAAATCTTCTTAAGAACATTTTTTCCATCCCTCAGATTAAAAAATGCCCGTATTTCCTTAGAGGAGCGATTAATCTTGCAATGTTTTCCAAACCCCCAATAATTAATAAGAAGCTGGTGAATCTCAAATGGCTCAAAGGAAGCTTAAGCGAAAGCGAGGCTAAAACGCTCATTAGGAGAGCCCTTTTTCTTAGGAAAAACGGCTTAAAGATAGAATGGACAGAAAAAATAAGCAAAGATCTCGTGCTTCACTGGGAAAGAAAGCTGGATCCTCCCTTGTACATTTGCTATCTCAAGCTAAATCTGAGATCTAAAAATCTTAAGCTGATTCCCGAACTCGCTGGAACACACATTCAGGATAAAGAAAAGCTAAGCGAAATGTGCAAAAGAAAGAAAGCTATCGCTGGAATTAACGGCGGATTTTTCGCTCCGGATGGAGATCCAATAGGAGCTCTCATGATAGACGGAGTACTTATAAGTGAACCTTTCCCGCACCGTGGATGCTTTGGCTGGAACGATCACGGAGAGTTCGTATTCGGAATGGTAGATTGGGAAGGAGAGTTAAGAAGCAACTCGGGTATCGTTGTACCTATAGATGGATTAAACAGAAAACCAATAGGAAACGAGGTTATACTCTATACCCCATTTTACGGTGAAAAGGTCGATCTCAAGAAAGGTGGCGTTGAAGTTGTGGTGAGAAATTGGGAGGTCAGCCTGGTAAGAGAAAGCGGGGAACATTACATCCCGAGGGATGGTTTTATAATAGCTGGATATGGAGAAAAGGGAGGGCTTTTATCCCGTCTAAGAAAGGGAGAAAGGATAGAAATACATGCTTATCTAATGCCAACCGAGAAAAAAACCATCTGGAGAAGAATAACTTATCTTATTCAAGGCGGTCCCACTTTGATAAAAAACTACAAAATCGTTAACTACGATGAAAACTTCAAAGAAAGTTTCCTTGAGAAAAAGCACCCCCGCACGATAATAGGTGAAACTCGCAATGGCGATCTCATTCTTATGATAGTTGATGGCAGAAATGCTTATCATAGTGAAGGTTTAACCATCCACGAGCTCAAGGAACTTTTAGCAAGCATGAAGATTAAAAATGCCCTTAATCTCGATGGGGGAGGTTCAACATGTATATGTTTTAACAACCAGCTATACAATCTTCCTTCCGACTCGGGAAAGGAAAGAAAGATAAGCTACGGTTTACTCATCCTCCCGAAGAATGAGCGCTAA
- a CDS encoding thiamine pyrophosphate-binding protein encodes MKGARVLLEMLKRYDVKHIFGLPGETTIPLYVEWSKFPEIKHVLTRDERSASFMADAYAKVSLKPGICESPSVGATHVVPGIAEAYKSSVPLIVFTTDVPLHLEKKNMLTGFEQTPLFTSITKESLTILKASEIPFILRRAFRMATTGRPGPVHIRVPQNVLEEEITSADLRVQKEFSKYPGHRPIADKGEIKKAVKLLLKSEKPLIICGQGVLYSQAWEEIKELAELLAIPVGTTISGKGSFPERHPLSIGVIGIRGGTIVSNKVVEESDLIFYVGCNTDYVTTDGWKLPSADSDKAIIHLDISEAEVSNNYITTSVLIGDAKATLKEMIKVIKDEISQQIDFLNSPRIKALNKSLNEYREALREGKSHSKMCPLEVIETLNELLSEREYILAIDPGISAIYTSAFFKADKPGRRFLFNFSLGALGYAIPASIGAHYANPEIPIIALTGDGSFGFTAGELETIARTEGNIKIILFNNDSFGWIRATIKLLQNASPFATDFKKVDHAKVAEGFGLRSYKIEKINDLRILLKEELTRNSPSFIELNVDPEDELIPPVPSWLKIAKEKKLAHIG; translated from the coding sequence ATGAAAGGTGCAAGAGTACTTTTAGAGATGCTAAAAAGATATGATGTAAAACACATTTTTGGTCTACCGGGTGAGACAACGATACCTCTGTATGTTGAATGGAGTAAATTCCCTGAGATAAAGCATGTTCTCACGAGAGATGAAAGAAGCGCATCCTTTATGGCAGATGCTTATGCCAAAGTAAGCCTTAAGCCAGGAATATGCGAATCTCCAAGCGTTGGAGCTACACATGTAGTTCCAGGAATAGCTGAAGCTTATAAATCATCCGTGCCGCTAATAGTATTCACGACCGATGTACCCCTGCATCTCGAGAAGAAAAACATGCTAACGGGCTTTGAGCAAACTCCTCTTTTCACCTCCATAACCAAGGAAAGCTTAACTATATTAAAAGCATCAGAAATTCCATTTATTCTAAGACGAGCATTCAGAATGGCAACGACTGGCAGGCCGGGACCCGTGCATATAAGGGTTCCACAGAACGTGCTGGAAGAAGAGATAACATCAGCAGATCTGAGAGTTCAAAAGGAGTTTTCAAAGTATCCTGGGCATCGCCCAATAGCGGATAAAGGGGAAATTAAGAAGGCCGTTAAGCTATTGCTTAAAAGCGAAAAACCATTAATTATATGCGGTCAGGGAGTCTTATACTCCCAAGCTTGGGAGGAAATAAAGGAGCTCGCGGAGCTCCTTGCAATACCTGTGGGAACTACCATTTCAGGAAAGGGAAGCTTCCCTGAAAGACATCCCCTATCAATAGGTGTGATAGGAATCAGAGGAGGCACTATCGTATCAAATAAAGTGGTAGAAGAATCGGATCTCATCTTCTATGTCGGATGCAATACCGATTACGTCACAACAGATGGATGGAAACTACCATCAGCAGATTCTGATAAGGCGATAATTCACCTGGATATAAGCGAAGCAGAGGTCTCCAATAACTATATCACAACATCCGTTCTTATCGGAGATGCCAAAGCAACACTGAAAGAAATGATAAAAGTAATTAAGGATGAAATATCTCAACAAATAGATTTCCTAAATTCACCAAGGATAAAGGCTTTAAATAAGAGCCTCAATGAATATAGAGAAGCACTGAGAGAAGGAAAAAGTCATTCCAAGATGTGTCCATTAGAAGTTATAGAAACGCTAAATGAACTTCTCTCAGAAAGGGAATACATATTAGCAATAGATCCTGGTATAAGCGCCATCTACACATCCGCATTTTTTAAAGCGGATAAACCTGGTAGAAGATTTCTCTTCAATTTCTCCCTTGGAGCCTTAGGATATGCCATACCAGCATCTATAGGAGCACATTATGCAAACCCAGAAATTCCAATAATAGCACTAACCGGGGATGGAAGCTTTGGTTTTACAGCCGGAGAGCTTGAAACCATAGCGAGAACCGAGGGAAATATAAAAATAATCCTGTTTAACAACGATAGTTTCGGCTGGATAAGGGCAACGATAAAGCTCCTCCAAAATGCCTCTCCCTTTGCCACCGACTTTAAAAAGGTAGATCACGCAAAAGTAGCTGAGGGTTTTGGTTTAAGATCGTATAAAATCGAGAAAATCAACGATTTAAGAATACTACTTAAAGAAGAACTCACAAGAAATAGCCCAAGTTTCATAGAGCTTAATGTTGATCCTGAAGACGAGCTTATTCCACCGGTTCCCTCATGGTTAAAAATAGCCAAAGAGAAGAAACTGGCACACATAGGATAA
- a CDS encoding ECF transporter S component: MSKSRKIALFSIYSALVCVATFIHVPVPGFRIYFNLGEGAIYTIAILFGAFAGGIAGGLGSALADLLLGYPLWAPFTLIIKGTEGFIVGKLARHNKPLALTIGAAIMISGYAISAGLLYGWGAAPVEAITDITQCSVGVLIAVPLVRVLQKSVIEKVEKS, from the coding sequence ATGAGTAAAAGCAGAAAAATTGCACTCTTTTCAATTTATAGCGCGCTTGTGTGCGTTGCAACATTCATACACGTTCCAGTTCCAGGATTTAGGATCTACTTTAACCTCGGTGAGGGAGCGATATATACCATAGCCATCCTTTTTGGCGCCTTTGCAGGGGGAATAGCTGGTGGGCTGGGATCGGCATTAGCAGATCTTCTTTTAGGTTATCCTCTTTGGGCACCGTTTACCCTTATAATCAAGGGGACCGAGGGATTCATCGTTGGAAAGCTGGCACGCCATAATAAACCTCTTGCCTTAACCATTGGTGCGGCTATAATGATAAGCGGATACGCTATCTCCGCAGGTCTCCTTTACGGATGGGGAGCTGCTCCCGTGGAAGCGATTACCGATATAACCCAATGCTCGGTTGGGGTTCTCATAGCTGTCCCGCTGGTCAGAGTGCTCCAAAAGAGCGTTATTGAAAAGGTCGAGAAAAGTTAA
- a CDS encoding response regulator → MKKVLLVEKSHLVQEICRDILKKEGFEDIDIVSSRKELEEKLEEGKYDIVILNYVLEDIDGVQELKRIRERDKRIGVIMLTSTEKDEDEVMKLLEEGLDDYVVKTRADILARTLKDSLSSLIIKLDTKILVIEDDPLQRQVLEDTLRKIGFRQVETAEDGERGMELFKEKGYDLVFLDYLLPGINGLEVLEKIKTEREETHVIMVTVVDDEVVAKKAKKKGAGDYIIKPFTMKQIEDVALKVLRIERSEKNGEKRLKELKGEILKVIFTLDKKLEFIKKRAQRVLEDELVNVEITSQEIIMEVAECKKLTKKLLEEYLQDVSAHSSGG, encoded by the coding sequence ATGAAAAAGGTTCTTCTCGTTGAGAAAAGCCATCTCGTTCAAGAGATATGTAGAGATATTCTAAAAAAGGAGGGATTTGAGGACATCGATATTGTCTCCTCGAGAAAGGAGCTTGAGGAGAAACTCGAGGAGGGTAAGTATGATATCGTGATTCTGAACTATGTCCTTGAGGATATAGATGGCGTTCAGGAGCTTAAGAGAATCAGGGAAAGGGACAAGCGTATAGGTGTAATAATGCTTACTTCTACTGAAAAGGATGAGGATGAGGTAATGAAGCTTCTTGAGGAGGGGTTGGACGATTATGTAGTTAAGACCCGAGCGGATATCTTAGCTCGCACGCTTAAGGATTCTTTAAGCTCCCTCATAATAAAGCTTGATACTAAGATTTTAGTTATCGAGGATGATCCACTTCAGAGGCAGGTTCTTGAAGATACGCTTAGGAAAATAGGCTTTAGACAGGTTGAGACAGCGGAGGATGGCGAGCGAGGAATGGAGCTTTTCAAGGAAAAAGGATATGATCTCGTTTTTCTTGATTATCTTTTACCCGGGATAAATGGGCTTGAGGTTTTAGAAAAAATAAAAACGGAGCGTGAAGAAACTCATGTCATAATGGTCACCGTAGTAGATGATGAAGTCGTGGCTAAGAAGGCGAAGAAAAAGGGAGCAGGCGATTACATAATAAAGCCGTTTACCATGAAACAGATAGAGGATGTAGCTTTAAAGGTGCTAAGGATCGAGAGGAGCGAGAAAAACGGGGAGAAGAGATTAAAGGAGCTTAAGGGCGAGATATTAAAGGTCATCTTTACTCTCGATAAGAAGCTTGAGTTTATAAAGAAGAGGGCCCAGAGAGTTCTTGAAGATGAGCTTGTTAATGTTGAGATCACTTCTCAAGAGATAATAATGGAGGTAGCAGAGTGCAAAAAGCTAACTAAAAAACTATTGGAGGAGTATCTTCAAGATGTTAGCGCTCATTCTTCGGGAGGATGA
- a CDS encoding ACT domain-containing protein, translating into MSRAVITVIGVDKVGIVAGISGLLAEYNVNIEDISQTTMQGIFVMAMIVNISQLKSGFSEFKDALLKRGKELGVEIWLQREEIFKAMHRV; encoded by the coding sequence TTGTCAAGGGCGGTTATAACGGTTATAGGTGTGGATAAGGTTGGTATTGTTGCGGGTATTTCTGGATTACTCGCGGAGTATAACGTTAATATCGAGGATATAAGCCAGACTACCATGCAGGGAATATTTGTTATGGCTATGATCGTTAATATTTCTCAGCTTAAGAGCGGTTTCTCGGAGTTTAAAGATGCGCTCCTCAAGCGAGGGAAGGAGCTTGGAGTCGAGATATGGCTTCAGCGTGAGGAAATATTCAAAGCTATGCACAGAGTATGA
- a CDS encoding MFS transporter: MRNIITLTITIILLVCTVFSWYFLLPLYLKSLGASDKAISVLYFLFNLAFYIGQIPGGFLTDRIGRKPIVVGTTLLYALAGYGMAFSSSWIGVSIFYIINALSSSIQMPAILALVFESQEKKGTSFGMTSFSFNLGIAIGPFIGAMLLERIGIKGLLTIYSIAALSMGVARWIFLEETLRATGHEHGSLKDLRMNRTRLLTIIGGTLFFMSLSLTLNGPYISLFQKEGLGLSEPEINIIFSKAGIISAIGVLIFGKIADRIDPAKSWAISSLLHPLLLLGWALLKGCLPLLFISILLAEICYVVYPIFVSTIFSESSRGRGLGIFGFITGSIGSLSPLLVNALSGITEFFTPFLLALGFGAGAFGIIIKVGGERRA; the protein is encoded by the coding sequence ATGAGGAACATAATCACTCTAACCATCACCATAATACTCTTAGTTTGCACAGTATTTTCTTGGTACTTTCTTCTTCCTCTTTACCTTAAAAGCTTAGGCGCTTCAGATAAGGCCATAAGCGTACTTTATTTTCTCTTTAACCTCGCCTTCTACATAGGTCAAATTCCTGGGGGCTTCCTCACAGACAGGATAGGAAGAAAGCCCATAGTCGTGGGAACCACCTTGTTATACGCATTAGCCGGATACGGGATGGCTTTCTCCTCAAGCTGGATCGGCGTTTCGATCTTTTACATAATAAATGCGCTCTCAAGTTCCATTCAAATGCCAGCCATCTTAGCCCTCGTCTTCGAATCGCAGGAAAAGAAGGGAACATCCTTTGGCATGACAAGCTTCTCTTTTAACCTTGGAATAGCAATAGGACCATTTATAGGAGCAATGCTACTCGAAAGAATAGGAATAAAGGGATTATTAACTATCTACTCTATTGCAGCTTTATCGATGGGAGTAGCACGTTGGATCTTTTTAGAGGAAACCTTAAGAGCGACAGGGCATGAACATGGCTCTCTTAAGGATTTACGGATGAATAGAACGAGGCTACTAACCATAATAGGAGGCACTCTCTTCTTTATGAGCTTATCCCTTACCTTAAACGGACCATACATATCCCTTTTTCAGAAGGAAGGTCTCGGTCTATCCGAACCTGAGATAAACATCATTTTCTCAAAGGCGGGTATAATATCTGCAATCGGCGTGCTCATATTTGGCAAAATAGCTGATAGAATAGATCCAGCAAAATCGTGGGCAATTTCTTCTCTCTTACACCCCTTGCTTCTGCTTGGATGGGCTCTGCTTAAGGGCTGTCTTCCCCTGCTTTTCATCTCTATACTCTTAGCAGAAATATGTTATGTGGTTTATCCAATATTCGTCTCAACGATATTCTCAGAAAGCTCAAGAGGAAGGGGACTGGGGATCTTTGGATTTATAACAGGAAGTATAGGTTCCCTCTCTCCTCTATTGGTAAACGCCTTAAGTGGAATCACGGAATTTTTCACGCCATTTCTCTTAGCCTTAGGTTTTGGGGCGGGGGCTTTTGGGATTATAATAAAGGTAGGAGGTGAAAGAAGAGCATGA
- a CDS encoding serine/threonine protein phosphatase encodes MGSLKGLLREIQQILIEEREPPERLVLNPDSVRVFGKLVIIPPFGKLYVIGDIHGEQDSLREILNFVFEKFREEGDYMVFLGDYADRGTEGLEVFEELFELKKRLRERLILLRGNHEDRGMNRFYGFLSELYWKLGPESSEVYAELEKIYDLLPICAYVPEKLIMVHGGATVPPITLEEIARGREEPQLLWNDPLDEDYMPRGGGTRAFSEEELGWFLDSVRARVMIRGHQFLGAKGHKLFGDKLISLFSARYGHRGAKIALLEVDLEESFERASQIIKGLHLL; translated from the coding sequence ATGGGGAGCTTGAAAGGGCTGCTTAGGGAAATACAGCAAATTCTAATCGAAGAAAGAGAACCTCCTGAAAGGCTCGTTCTTAATCCAGATAGTGTGAGAGTTTTTGGTAAGCTTGTAATTATTCCGCCATTTGGAAAGCTTTATGTCATCGGGGATATACACGGTGAGCAGGATTCACTAAGGGAGATATTAAATTTCGTTTTCGAGAAGTTCCGTGAAGAAGGAGACTATATGGTCTTCCTTGGTGATTATGCAGATAGAGGGACCGAAGGACTTGAGGTATTTGAGGAGCTTTTCGAGCTTAAGAAGCGATTGAGAGAGAGGTTGATCCTACTACGGGGTAACCATGAAGATAGAGGCATGAACAGGTTTTACGGTTTTCTTTCTGAGCTTTACTGGAAGCTTGGCCCTGAAAGCTCAGAGGTGTATGCTGAGCTTGAGAAAATTTATGACCTGTTGCCTATTTGTGCCTATGTTCCGGAAAAGCTCATTATGGTTCACGGTGGAGCTACCGTACCTCCTATTACTCTTGAGGAGATAGCTCGTGGGAGAGAAGAGCCCCAACTTCTATGGAATGATCCGCTGGATGAGGATTATATGCCCCGAGGAGGGGGAACCAGAGCTTTTAGTGAGGAAGAGCTCGGGTGGTTTCTGGATTCCGTTAGAGCAAGAGTTATGATAAGGGGGCATCAGTTTCTCGGAGCTAAAGGACACAAGCTTTTTGGAGATAAGCTTATATCGCTGTTTTCAGCGAGATATGGACATAGGGGTGCCAAGATAGCTCTCCTCGAGGTGGACTTAGAGGAGAGTTTTGAGAGAGCTTCTCAGATTATAAAGGGACTGCATCTTCTTTAA
- the galT gene encoding galactose-1-phosphate uridylyltransferase — translation MPELRHDPLKGTWVIISTERAKRPHDFSVLSEEKKEEGECPFCPGNEDKTPPEIFAIREEGTEPNKPGWSVRVIPNKYPALKLEGKIEREGIGLYDRMSGVGAHEVIIESPEHGKGLGDLPLEQIVKVLSVYKLRLRALRADERFRYVLIFRNYRSIAGASLSHPHSQIIATPITPKVVKEELSVARAHFSRKERCIFCDILRDEMRFGERIVKVRKNYVLFTPFASCFPFECRLYPIKHSYDFAEIPDEELPDLALAVKDMLLRIKLALNDPPYNLVIHTAPSLHPRLGKPDYWGTIREDFHWHIELVPRLTIMAGFEWGTGFYINPTSPEEAAKYLREVDNAVEGMLR, via the coding sequence TTGCCGGAGCTCAGGCATGATCCGTTAAAGGGCACGTGGGTTATTATATCCACTGAGAGGGCAAAGCGACCGCATGATTTTTCGGTTCTCTCTGAGGAAAAGAAGGAAGAAGGGGAATGTCCCTTCTGCCCTGGGAATGAGGATAAAACTCCCCCGGAGATCTTTGCCATTCGCGAGGAAGGTACGGAGCCCAATAAACCCGGGTGGAGCGTTAGGGTTATACCCAATAAATATCCTGCTCTTAAGCTTGAGGGTAAGATAGAGAGAGAGGGCATTGGGTTATATGATCGTATGAGCGGTGTGGGAGCACATGAGGTCATTATAGAGTCTCCGGAGCATGGTAAGGGCTTGGGAGATCTCCCGTTGGAACAGATAGTAAAGGTTTTAAGCGTGTATAAACTTAGGTTAAGAGCGCTAAGAGCCGATGAGAGATTTCGATATGTTTTAATTTTCAGGAACTATAGGAGCATAGCGGGTGCTTCACTTTCTCATCCGCATAGCCAGATAATAGCTACGCCTATTACTCCTAAGGTAGTGAAGGAGGAGTTGAGCGTTGCGCGTGCGCACTTTTCCAGAAAGGAACGCTGTATTTTCTGTGATATCCTTCGAGATGAGATGAGATTTGGAGAAAGGATAGTAAAGGTTCGTAAGAATTACGTTCTATTTACGCCTTTTGCTTCATGCTTTCCATTTGAGTGTAGGCTTTACCCCATCAAACATAGCTATGACTTTGCTGAAATTCCCGATGAGGAACTTCCAGATCTTGCTCTTGCTGTTAAAGACATGCTATTAAGGATTAAACTGGCTTTGAATGATCCGCCTTATAATCTCGTTATTCACACCGCTCCCTCGCTTCATCCCCGTCTGGGTAAGCCCGACTATTGGGGAACTATAAGAGAGGATTTTCACTGGCATATAGAGCTTGTCCCCCGTTTAACTATAATGGCTGGCTTTGAGTGGGGAACTGGGTTTTACATAAATCCCACTTCTCCCGAGGAAGCCGCTAAATACCTCAGGGAGGTAGATAACGCTGTGGAGGGGATGTTGCGATGA
- a CDS encoding 2-hydroxyglutaryl-CoA dehydratase: MKVYLGIDIGSVSTNLVAMTEGYEVVSAIYLRTAGRPIDTLLRGLKLVQRDINGADICGVGTTGSARFLAGVITGADIVKNEITAHAVAAINEVPDVKTVFEIGGQDSKIIIIREGVVVDFAMNTVCAAGTGSFLDHQAQRLGIEIERFGEYALRSENPVRIAGRCTVFAESDMIHKQQMGYSVEDIIAGLCEALVRNYLNNVAKGKDLKPPYVFQGGVAANKGIRKAFEKELRSPVYVPRYFNVMGALGMAILAKRYMEEEKARTSFRGFEIVEESFKSRSFECDGCPNRCEVVVIYRGSDPLACWGDRCGRWQEKFRRGLIDGELERAA, encoded by the coding sequence ATGAAGGTTTATCTCGGTATAGATATAGGTTCCGTTAGCACGAATCTTGTGGCTATGACGGAAGGGTATGAGGTGGTTTCTGCCATTTACTTGAGGACAGCAGGGCGTCCCATAGATACCTTGCTTAGAGGGCTTAAGTTGGTTCAGAGGGACATCAATGGTGCAGATATATGTGGTGTTGGAACAACGGGAAGCGCTCGCTTCCTCGCTGGCGTGATAACCGGTGCTGATATAGTGAAGAATGAGATAACCGCTCATGCAGTTGCGGCTATTAACGAGGTTCCGGATGTAAAGACGGTCTTTGAGATTGGAGGGCAGGACTCAAAGATAATAATTATAAGAGAGGGTGTTGTGGTCGACTTTGCGATGAACACCGTCTGCGCTGCGGGAACCGGTTCCTTCCTTGATCATCAGGCGCAGAGGCTGGGTATAGAGATAGAGCGTTTTGGCGAGTATGCGTTAAGAAGTGAGAATCCTGTGAGAATAGCGGGAAGATGCACGGTTTTCGCTGAGTCGGATATGATCCATAAACAGCAGATGGGATATTCGGTTGAAGATATTATAGCGGGATTGTGTGAGGCTCTCGTTAGAAACTATCTGAACAACGTTGCGAAGGGAAAGGATCTCAAGCCACCCTATGTTTTTCAAGGAGGAGTTGCGGCTAACAAGGGAATAAGAAAAGCCTTTGAGAAGGAATTAAGATCGCCCGTTTACGTTCCCAGGTATTTCAATGTCATGGGGGCTCTTGGGATGGCTATACTGGCTAAAAGATATATGGAGGAAGAAAAGGCAAGGACATCCTTTAGGGGATTTGAAATAGTGGAGGAGAGTTTTAAGAGTAGATCGTTTGAGTGCGATGGGTGTCCTAATAGATGCGAGGTTGTGGTCATATATAGAGGCTCAGATCCACTTGCATGTTGGGGAGACAGATGCGGAAGATGGCAGGAAAAGTTCAGGAGAGGTTTAATCGATGGGGAGCTTGAAAGGGCTGCTTAG
- a CDS encoding PFL family protein, which yields MKRGFVSLNEIMETIQMVRRENLDIRTITLGISLLDCRGGDPEEVIDKVYEKIVRVSRRLVPTVREVEDEFGIPIVNSRISVSPVSLISAGFKEEDFLELGKALERAAVEVEVDFIGGYGALVEKGITDWERKLISVIPDVLSSTERVCSFLNVASTKAGINIDAVLLSAGVMKRSALLTSSKDGIGAAKFVVFANAPSDNPFMAGAFHGAQEGDVCINVGVSGPGVVRAVVESLKDVDFRTLANEIKRVAFKITAAGELLGREVARRLGISFGIVDLSLAPTPNPGDSVAQIIEAMGIERCGLPGTTAALALLNDAVKKGGVMASSSVGGLSGAFIPVSEDSEMAKCALDGTIGLEKLEAMTCVCSVGLDMIAIPGDTPEEVIACIIADEMAIGVINSKTTAVRLIPVPGKGVGERACWGGLLGEAPIVPVKIGKVDRFIKRGGRIPPPIFSFNN from the coding sequence ATGAAGAGAGGATTCGTATCTTTAAACGAGATAATGGAAACCATTCAGATGGTGAGAAGAGAAAATCTTGATATAAGGACTATCACGCTTGGAATATCCTTATTGGACTGTAGGGGAGGCGATCCTGAGGAGGTTATAGACAAAGTATATGAGAAGATAGTCAGGGTTTCAAGAAGGCTCGTTCCAACGGTAAGAGAGGTTGAGGATGAATTTGGGATTCCCATAGTGAACTCAAGGATTTCCGTTAGTCCTGTTTCTCTTATAAGTGCCGGATTTAAAGAAGAGGATTTTCTTGAGCTTGGAAAAGCGCTTGAACGGGCTGCTGTGGAAGTAGAAGTTGATTTTATAGGGGGATATGGAGCCTTGGTCGAGAAGGGTATCACCGATTGGGAGAGAAAGCTAATATCGGTGATACCAGATGTGCTCTCATCGACCGAAAGGGTGTGTTCCTTCCTGAACGTTGCTTCTACAAAAGCGGGCATAAACATAGATGCGGTTCTTCTTTCTGCTGGCGTTATGAAGAGATCCGCGCTTCTTACCTCTTCTAAGGATGGTATAGGAGCGGCTAAGTTCGTAGTTTTTGCAAACGCTCCTTCAGATAATCCGTTCATGGCGGGAGCCTTTCACGGTGCTCAGGAAGGAGATGTCTGCATAAATGTTGGAGTTAGTGGTCCTGGTGTGGTTAGAGCGGTGGTTGAGAGCTTAAAAGATGTGGACTTTAGAACGCTCGCTAACGAGATTAAGAGGGTTGCTTTTAAGATTACCGCTGCTGGAGAGCTTCTTGGAAGAGAGGTTGCGAGGAGGCTTGGGATATCGTTCGGTATAGTTGATCTCTCCTTGGCTCCTACGCCAAATCCGGGTGATAGCGTAGCACAAATCATAGAGGCTATGGGGATTGAGCGATGTGGTCTTCCGGGAACTACAGCTGCTCTGGCCCTTCTAAACGATGCCGTTAAAAAAGGCGGGGTTATGGCTTCGTCCTCTGTTGGGGGATTAAGCGGGGCCTTTATCCCGGTGAGTGAGGATTCGGAAATGGCAAAATGTGCCTTGGATGGAACGATAGGTCTTGAGAAATTGGAGGCGATGACCTGCGTGTGTTCGGTAGGACTTGATATGATAGCTATTCCAGGTGATACGCCTGAGGAAGTCATAGCCTGTATAATAGCTGATGAGATGGCTATAGGTGTTATAAATTCTAAAACGACTGCGGTAAGGCTTATACCTGTTCCCGGTAAAGGGGTTGGTGAAAGAGCATGCTGGGGAGGCCTGCTTGGAGAAGCTCCCATAGTTCCAGTTAAGATCGGAAAGGTAGATAGGTTCATAAAAAGAGGAGGGCGAATTCCCCCACCTATATTCAGCTTTAATAATTGA